The sequence aacttgaacggtggtagttcaagtagtatttggaaaagatataagtatattggagtatcttgtaacttcatcttttaaacttatatctagtaaatgattatcttatgcatgtcaaagattttcagaaaaatgttgagacaatgttagatatatgagatcaccttgcaacgatagttttatacagttataaactggaactctgtgtatattatgcatggaagaggacttccaagaatttgaaaagtatatatgtatatatactgaatatttgcgacttcatcgctattaagatatcaaacttggttcatttcttttgaccaagactttaatgagtactatgagaaggctcatatactataaatcattatacatattattttggtgggcttgttgctcacccttgctttcttctttcatcacacaacaatagatagaaaagatgaccaggaccaagctcccaattcgcgagcggataggaaactgTTCCGCAGTTTCTTATAGGCATTGATGttgttgtagctgaggtaggagctaccaataggctaggcttcaactttgatagtaccagacttatgtatctttatcaattgtaataatggcaaagaatgtAAATtaattcagaaacccttttaaggtgtattggcatataattgtggaataaaatgacttgtgattaattttggatattcatctctgagactataacttgtggtgtgtgtgtttattgtggggtcacagtacagagtagttgattatttattaagattgggtgttattaagggaaatggaactcgtgacaacccggatccccgaccccggatttgggggtgttacagatagAGATGCCCTGGCCGGTCGTGGTCAAACTAAAGGTGGACGTATACCAATAACCCCGCGATGTCTGAACTATTCCAACGATGTAACCCCGATCATTGAGCTTGTGGACGAAGATGCTGATGGTCGATAAATACTGCAGGCAGATAACCGGGGATTTACTCACCCGCACCGGTCCGGGCGTAGTCTTGAGGAACGTCGGAAAGCGGAGTCCATTGCTGGAGGAATGAGCAACGAGGCCTCGCAGCCTTAAAGGATCGCTTGGGATCCGTTTGGGTGATGATGATCTATGGATGTTGCTGCTGGAATGGCAAAAAGAAGCCGATCACAGATATGTGACGTCCCATGGTACAACGCatgtgcccctgaattcccatGAGAATTAGGAGTGGCACCGCAATCATGAGAGAGCTCTCCCCTCAGATCGATGGAGTATGGCCAGGGATATGGGAGTGATCGTTGGAGAAGATCCCAATGGAGGGGAAGAGGCGGAGGTCGAGGTAGATACTTAGATGGATATCGTCGCGACAACTATCGTGGTTACAGGGATACCTGCCGGTATAATCGAGTAGAAAATGATAACTATGCCGAGTATGATGGTCATAGAGATGTGGCAAACTATGATCACAAGATGGCTCGGGGCTGCGGCTGAGGTCAAGGAGAACTCTGGGGGGAAATCAAGGACAAAACCTGGAAGTGATTGTGATACCTGAGGATGCCCAAAACACTAACCAACAACAAGCTCCTCCAGGTGGAGATCAGGCAGTAATACCTCCACCTCAGCCCCAAGGTCCACAGACTCACATGCAAACTATCCCAGGTATGGGAACTTTCAATGTGGATGATCTGAAGAGGCTGCTCAACCACTTGGAAGGCAGAGTGACAGCCACGACCGAAATTCCTTTTCCATTCTCTGTGGCAGTAAGAGAAGCTTAGTTGCTGGCCGGATATTGTAACACTACTAGCGATCTCCGTTTCCAAGGTAGTTCAGATCCTGTGGAATTCTTGGGCTGATTCAATATAGAGATGGACGTGTATCAAGTCCCAGACTTGGCTCGATGTCGGCTCTTGGCGACGACTTTTAAGGACAGTGCCCAACAATGGTTTTAAAAGCTCAGACCGGGAGTGATCACTTTCGGGGACCAAATGAAGATTCTGTTCTTGACCAAGTTCCAAGCCGTCGTGAGATATGCTTCGTCTGTCACAACTCTTGTCAACGTCAAGCAAATGTAAAACGAAAGCTTACCGTCCTACTTTAAGAGGTTCAATGCTGAGTCCACCAGCATAAGATGTGCTTCGGATGAAGTTTTGAAGAGTTTTTTGATAGCAGGACTAAGGGTCGGCTCGGATTTCTGGAAGTATTTGTAGGGAAAAGACCCAACTACTCTGGAAGATATCTTTATTTTAGAAAAATCATTCAAGGCCATAGAACAATCCCTGGCAAAGGTACAACTGACTTCGAAAACAATCTAGAGAGGCAGAGCAAGGAAGGAGACATATCTCCAAGTCCAAGATATCGAAGGAGTAGTCGAAGCCCGAATCGGGTAAATACTATGACCACAAGGAGGGAATGGAGCCCTCTCTCGAGCTATGACAACAGAACGAGCAAGTACACGCCTCTGGCCGCGTCTATTGAACACATCTTTGAGGTAAACAAGAACAGAGGGTTGTTTAGAAAACTTGAGGCTCTGTCATCTTGGCAAAACAAAGATAAGAAGAAATATTATGAATATCACGAGTGATCCGGACATAACACACATGAGTGTCGGTAACTAAAGGATGAGATCAAAGCTCTTATTAAGGAATGATATCTTGGGGAATGGGTGGTGAAGGGAGTAAGGAGGCATAAAGATGGTGCCGATAGGGTAAAGGAAGAAGGAGGTCGTGCCCCTCGGGGGTCCAATAACGAAACTCTGGAAGAAAATAAATTTGTCAGGGATGGCAGCATCCGAGCAATCTATGGGGGAGATCCTGGGATGGAATACAGTAACAGAGCCTTGGCAAGGTATGCAAGGGAAGCCCGGTTTAGACCTCTAATCGACATTCACAGGGTGGAAACTCGGCAACCCAAAGTATTTAAGGGCGAATCCATAGACATCACCTTCAGGGAAGCATATGCCTGGTGGGTACATCACCCCCACAATGATGCACTGGTTATTTCCATCCAGATCAGGACCAAGAACATCCATAGAGCCTTTGTAGACAATGGAAGCTCGGCAAACATCCTCTACTATAGCACCTTTAAGAAGATGGGGCTACCTGATCGGGATATGTCGGGAGAAGATTCTTGGGTCTATGGTTTCTCTGGTGAAGGAGTTAGAGTTATTGGATCAATTTGATTGCCGTGTACCTTGGGGGACGGTCCGTTATCCATGACAAAGATGCTCGATTTTAAGGTTCTAAATCAGGAGTTGACTCATAATGTGCTACTAGGACGACCTTTTCTTAGGGAAATGAGGGTCCTCACTTCGATCCCCATCTCACCATCAAGTTTCCAACCCCGAATGGAGTTGGCAGCATAAAGGGCTCTCAATATGACTCTCGAGAGTGTTACAGGAAAGCTATGAGGGGCTTTAGGAGAAAGGATGTCTGAAATGAAGATGCATCGGATGATGAATGAGAGAGAAGTATCGAACAGCCGATCGAGGAAATTCGGGTCCATTACTATGTTGAGCAAGAAAATGAATGTCCCTCTGAATTGCCTCCGGCGACATTGTTCTTAGAAGACACAATCAGGATTGAAATGTTGGAAGAAGAAGAGGCCCCAAATGACATAGTCCAAGAAAGTTTCAATGGGGAATGACTCCAAGGAAGATTTGATGTCTTACAGAGTCTTGAACAAGATATGTATAAGGTAGATGCCCCTCTCCCTGAGGGAGCGCCCTTATCCTCAGGAAATCCAAAGGAAGTTGATGCCCCTATAATGCAGGCCACACCTTCTGGGGCAGAAGAAGTTGATGCTCCTCTCCAAGAGGATGCGCCTTCTCTGCAAAATAATGAGGATCATAATCAGCTCGACTTAGATCCACGGATACCAATGCCAACAGAAAAGATGGGGCCGGTGAAAGACACAATTGAAATCCCTATCGATAAAAAGGATCTAAGCAAAGTCCTGAGAATTGGATCTCAGTTGGCTCCGAGATTGAAAGAGGGGCTTTCAATATTTCTCTTGACAAAccttgatgtatttgcatggagtcattcagataTGGTGGGAATTGACCCAAAGGTCATGTGCCATCGATTGAACATTGATCCCAAGCATAAGGGGATCCATAAAAAGTGCAGGGCCGTAAGTGGGGAAAGGACTGTTGCCTTGGCAGAAGAAGTAGATAGACTATTGGATGTCGGACTAATCAGGTAATCTTTTACCCAGATTGGTTGGAAAATCCGGTTTTAGTTAAAAAACCTAACGGCAAGTGGAGAACATGTGTGGACTTTACCAATCTGAACAAAACATGTCCAAATGATAGCTTCCCTTTACCAAAAATCGACCAGTTGGTCGATGTTATGGCAGGACATGCCCTGATGAGCTTCATGGACGCATACGCTGGCTATAACCAAATCCCCATGTATGAACCTGACCAAGAGCACACTTCTTTCATTAATGATAGGGGGCTCTATTGCTATATTGGGATGCCGTTTGGTTTAATCAATGCTGGGGAAActtatcaaaggttggtaaacaaaatatTCAAGGGACAAATCGGGAAGAAGATGGAGGTGTACGTGGATGATATGCTTGTGAAATCTAAAAGAGCGGAGGATCATATAGCGGACTCGGATGAGATGTTCCACATTTTGAGAAAATATAGAATGAAGCTGAATCCTCGAAGTGTGTATTCGATGTGGGATCAGGGAAATTTTTGGGGTTCATGGTTAACCACCgaggaattgaggccaatccTGCAAAGATCAAGGCTCTGCGACATGAAATCTCCCATCAACATTAAGTAAGTGCAGAGTTTAATGGGAAGGATTGCGGCGCTAAATCGATTTGTATCAAAGTCCTCATATAGATGCAAAGAATTTTTTAAAGCAATTAAAGAAATGGGAAAAGACTTTATGTGGACCTCGGATTGTGAGGAGGCCTTTCAAAAAATCAAAGAACAATTGGGAAACCCTCCCATGTTGGCCAAGCCAGAGGATGGAGAGACATTGATACTTTATTTGGCAGTCTCAGGGTATTCGATCAGCGTGGCATTGGTAAAAGAAGCAGAACGTCGACAGTCGCCGGTATACTATGTCAGTAAAAGGTTATTAGATGCAAAGACTAGATATACCAGCATGGAGAAATTAGTGTACGCCCTTATCCTTATGGCACGAAAGTTAAGGCCATATTTTTAAGCTCACTGAATATAGGTCTGCACCGCTTATCCTGTCCGACATATTCCAGATAAACCAGAATCATCAGGAAGAATGCTAAAATGGGCGATAGAGTTTGGGAAATTTGATTTGGAATATTGCCCTCGTATAAAAATCAAGGGATAAAAGTTGGCTGATTTCACACTTGAGTTTGACTCTGAAGTAGACGATAAGGCTATAGTGTTGGCAGAACTTTCCTCACAAGGGAATCTCCTGTTGACGTGAGAGAAGAGTTCCCGCACCCTTGGTGCATCTTGTATTTCGATGGGACCATGAATAATAATGGAGCAGGAGCCGGGATTATTTTAGTCACCCCGGAAGGGCATCGTTTGATGAGTACCATTCACTTTAAGTTTTACGTCACTAACAACGATACTGAGTATGAAGCGTTAATCAATGGTTTGAAAATATCTCTGGAAGTGGGGGTTGTGAACTTGATTCGGAGCTAGTAGTAAACCAAGTCAACAGAGGTTTTCAGGCCCGAGGACCTGGGATAGAGCTATATATGAGATGTGTGCAACGTCTACTGGAAAAGTTTGGAAGTGCCAGTCTAGAAGGTGTACCGAGGGAAAAAAATAGCAATGCAGATGCCTTGGCCAAGATGGGGTTGCAAATGGACAACATTCAACTTGGACAAATTCCTTTGAGGATCCAAGAAATTCTAAGTATTCCAGAGGTAAGGGTGTTCCAGACACATGAGATCCCACATGAAAATTGGATGACCCCCATTCATAATTATATTCGAATGGGAATTTTACTAGAAGACAAGTTACAGGCTCGATGCATTCGTTACCAGGCTATGAAGTATGTTGAATATGATGGGGTGTTGTATGAGAGAGGGTTTAATCAACCGTTGTTACGCTGCGTGGGTCTGAAAGAAGGGAATTATATTCTTAGGGAGGTAGGgtatttgtggcaatcactcggggggtggtTTGTTGGCAATGAAAGTCCTCATACAAGGATATTACATGCCAACCATGAAAGAAGATGCCTTCAAGTTTGTTAGGGCATTTGATCACTGCCAATAATTTGCTAATTATTCTAATGGCAAGTCCTTGGCCTTTTTCCATGTGGGGGATT comes from Apium graveolens cultivar Ventura unplaced genomic scaffold, ASM990537v1 ctg5489, whole genome shotgun sequence and encodes:
- the LOC141702683 gene encoding uncharacterized protein LOC141702683, with the translated sequence MGRIAALNRFVSKSSYRCKEFFKAIKEMGKDFMWTSDCEEAFQKIKEQLGNPPMLAKPEDGETLILYLAVSGYSISVALVKEAERRQSPVYYVSKRLLDAKTRYTSMEKLVVNQWFENISGSGGCELDSELVVNQVNRGFQARGPGIELYMRCVQRLLEKFGSASLEGVPREKNSNADALAKMGLQMDNIQLGQIPLRIQEILSIPEVRVFQTHEIPHENWMTPIHNYIRMGILLEDKLQARCIRYQAMKYVEYDGVLYERGFNQPLLRCVGLKEGNYILREVGYLWQSLGGWFGILYKLISDNGKQFDSKELRKLCEDLNIKKDFTTVYHPQSNGQTEAINKIIKHTLKAKLEEKKGD